From Algoriphagus sp. NG3, the proteins below share one genomic window:
- the hemE gene encoding uroporphyrinogen decarboxylase — protein sequence MLKNDLLLRAAKGEPTERTPVWLMRQAGRILPEYRKVRESVSGFIELAQTPELAAEVTIQPVDLLGVDAAIIFSDILVIPEAMGLPYEMVEKRGPLFPNTVRTAADLKKLHVSDGSELRYVTEAISITKTALNGRVPLIGFAGAPWTIFSYMVEGHGSKTFSTAREMLYTQPRFSHTLLQMITDSTINYLKAQIEAGAQLVQIFDSWAGILGPKQYSEFSLPYISQICDAITTVPKTVFAKGAFFAREEMGKLNCETIGLDWNMGIAESRKLIGSEKTLQGNLDPAALYGTPEQVRQATIEMMEQFKSSRHIANLGHGVYPDINPEMVKVFIQTVKDFS from the coding sequence ATGCTGAAAAATGACCTCCTACTTCGTGCCGCAAAAGGCGAACCAACAGAAAGAACCCCAGTATGGCTGATGCGCCAAGCAGGTAGAATATTGCCTGAGTACAGAAAAGTAAGGGAAAGTGTCAGCGGCTTTATTGAACTTGCGCAAACCCCCGAACTTGCAGCTGAGGTGACTATCCAGCCTGTGGACTTGCTGGGTGTAGATGCAGCTATCATCTTCTCGGACATTCTGGTGATCCCTGAAGCAATGGGACTGCCTTATGAAATGGTAGAAAAAAGAGGCCCTCTTTTTCCAAATACTGTCAGAACTGCAGCAGACCTGAAAAAGCTACACGTATCGGATGGATCAGAACTCCGGTATGTAACTGAAGCGATTAGCATCACCAAGACAGCTTTAAATGGCCGTGTTCCATTAATTGGCTTCGCAGGGGCTCCTTGGACTATTTTTTCTTATATGGTAGAAGGCCATGGAAGCAAGACATTCTCCACGGCCAGGGAAATGCTCTATACCCAACCGAGGTTTTCTCACACCCTACTTCAGATGATCACTGATAGCACGATCAACTACCTAAAAGCACAAATCGAAGCAGGAGCACAATTAGTGCAGATCTTTGATAGCTGGGCAGGTATCTTGGGGCCAAAACAGTATTCTGAATTTTCTTTGCCGTATATATCACAGATTTGTGATGCTATTACTACAGTACCTAAAACTGTTTTTGCCAAAGGCGCATTCTTTGCCAGGGAAGAAATGGGAAAATTGAATTGTGAGACAATCGGATTGGACTGGAATATGGGAATCGCTGAATCGCGTAAGCTGATAGGTTCGGAAAAAACCCTGCAGGGAAATCTGGATCCAGCTGCGCTTTATGGCACTCCAGAGCAGGTGCGTCAAGCTACTATAGAAATGATGGAGCAATTCAAAAGCTCCCGCCATATCGCTAACCTTGGTCATGGGGTATATCCTGATATCAATCCGGAAATGGTTAAGGTCTTTATTCAAACCGTGAAAGACTTTTCCTGA
- a CDS encoding ABC transporter ATP-binding protein, translated as MSLEQEKSSSGEIVDSKVLKQLYGFVKPYKVQFYFLIFLTVALAILAPTRPYFIQVAIDDYIAVGDVDGLLKIIYLLIGLMVLQAFVQWAHTFYSGWIGQVIIRDIRVKLYKHLLKLRLKFFDNTPIGRLVTRNVSDIETLADVFSEGLAAIIGDLLQLVTILGVMFYIDWKLTLVSLSTLPLMIISTYVFKEKIKVTFNDVRNAVSNLNSFLQEHITGMNIVQIFNREKREFEKFKEINKEHRRAHIRSVLYYSIYFPVAEIIQAIGIGLVVWYGAVGVLGMDIEIGVLISFIMYLQLFFRPIRMIADRFNTLQMGVVSSSRIFKLLESNEHIANEGNYNPVKVKGNIKLENVWFAYVDEDYVLKDISFEVESGQTVALVGATGAGKSSIINLISRFYEINKGAIAIDGHDIREFELDTLRKHIGVVLQDVFLFSNTIFYNITLGNPDITREQVMYAAELAGAKKFIERLPGGLDYNVMERGATLSVGQRQLISFVRAMVYNPEIIILDEATSSVDTETEELIQESIETMMTGRTSIVIAHRLSTIQKADKIIVLHKGEIVETGTHDSLLELGGYYTQLHQMQLKTMAI; from the coding sequence TTGAGCTTAGAACAAGAAAAATCATCATCCGGAGAAATCGTTGATTCGAAAGTACTCAAGCAGCTATACGGATTCGTAAAACCCTACAAGGTTCAGTTCTATTTTCTGATCTTTCTTACGGTAGCGCTCGCAATTCTGGCCCCTACACGTCCATACTTCATACAGGTAGCTATAGATGATTATATAGCAGTGGGTGATGTAGATGGTCTTTTGAAAATCATCTACCTCTTGATCGGCTTGATGGTTTTGCAGGCTTTCGTGCAGTGGGCTCACACCTTTTATTCAGGATGGATTGGGCAAGTTATCATCCGGGACATCCGGGTGAAACTCTATAAACATTTATTGAAGCTTCGCCTGAAATTTTTTGACAACACCCCTATCGGGAGGTTAGTCACAAGAAATGTCTCTGACATAGAAACTTTAGCTGATGTATTCTCCGAAGGTCTAGCTGCTATCATCGGAGATTTGCTTCAGCTGGTGACGATACTAGGGGTCATGTTTTACATTGACTGGAAGCTTACTCTGGTAAGTCTTTCCACCTTACCTCTAATGATCATTTCCACCTATGTATTCAAAGAAAAGATCAAAGTCACTTTCAATGACGTGCGTAACGCCGTTTCCAATCTAAATTCATTCCTCCAAGAGCACATCACAGGAATGAACATTGTACAGATTTTCAACCGAGAGAAAAGAGAATTCGAAAAATTCAAAGAAATCAACAAAGAACATAGAAGGGCGCATATACGCTCTGTACTCTATTACTCTATCTATTTTCCCGTGGCGGAGATCATCCAAGCTATCGGTATAGGCTTGGTGGTGTGGTACGGAGCAGTGGGAGTATTGGGAATGGATATAGAAATCGGTGTTCTGATCTCATTCATTATGTACTTGCAGCTTTTCTTCCGGCCGATTCGTATGATTGCCGATAGATTCAATACCCTGCAGATGGGCGTGGTGAGTTCTTCCAGGATCTTCAAATTACTGGAAAGTAATGAGCATATAGCCAATGAGGGGAATTATAACCCTGTCAAAGTCAAAGGAAACATCAAATTGGAAAATGTCTGGTTTGCCTATGTGGATGAAGACTATGTGCTCAAAGACATCAGCTTTGAAGTAGAGTCCGGCCAGACTGTCGCACTCGTAGGCGCTACAGGAGCAGGAAAATCATCCATTATCAATTTGATTTCCAGATTCTACGAAATCAATAAAGGCGCTATCGCTATCGATGGTCATGATATCCGTGAATTTGAACTAGACACCTTGCGAAAGCACATTGGAGTGGTGCTTCAGGATGTTTTCCTTTTTTCCAATACAATTTTCTACAATATCACGTTAGGTAATCCAGACATCACCCGGGAGCAAGTAATGTACGCCGCTGAACTAGCCGGCGCCAAAAAGTTTATCGAACGCCTTCCCGGAGGTTTGGATTATAATGTAATGGAACGTGGAGCTACCTTATCTGTAGGACAGCGTCAATTGATATCATTTGTGAGAGCGATGGTCTATAATCCTGAAATCATCATTCTTGATGAAGCCACTTCATCCGTGGATACTGAAACAGAAGAACTGATCCAAGAATCCATAGAAACTATGATGACAGGCAGAACTTCTATTGTGATTGCCCATAGGCTCTCCACCATCCAAAAAGCGGATAAAATCATCGTTCTTCATAAAGGAGAAATCGTAGAGACTGGCACGCATGATTCTTTGCTGGAACTAGGGGGCTACTATACTCAGCTACATCAAATGCAACTGAAAACCATGGCTATCTAG